The following coding sequences lie in one Maribacter forsetii DSM 18668 genomic window:
- a CDS encoding 6-phosphofructokinase, translating into MSKKSVLILCGGGPAPGINTVISTVAKAFLKDNYRVLGLHEGFKGIFDENPQIKEFDFFHADRIFSRGGSTLIMSRFKPKNEKLNTSLFIDNNVKLLVSIGGDDTASTANRITGFLKKEGISISNIHVPKTIDNDLPLPDRNPTFGFHSAKDEGVRIGNTTYEDARTSQNWFVMSTMGRSAGHLAFGIAASCHYPMMIIPEMFDRTAITFDKVVRMVISSMIKRKIEDIHYGVALISEGVFHNMPESELDKCEIKFTYDDHGHPELGNVSKAHIFNMLVQKKLKELGIDIKSRPVELGYELRCCRPIGFDLTLCTVLGLGVKKLFDEGKSGCMVTANSRGEITPLFLSEIQDENGKIAPRLVNINSELAELCFQNLFYVGEDDYEDAKKYVDNPSDYDFNKILTEK; encoded by the coding sequence ATGTCGAAAAAATCTGTTTTAATTCTTTGCGGTGGCGGACCTGCACCTGGTATAAATACCGTAATCAGTACCGTGGCAAAGGCTTTCTTAAAAGATAATTATCGCGTTTTAGGTTTGCATGAAGGTTTTAAAGGAATTTTCGATGAAAATCCGCAGATCAAGGAATTTGATTTCTTCCATGCTGACCGGATTTTTAGTAGGGGTGGCTCAACATTGATAATGAGCCGTTTTAAACCTAAAAACGAAAAACTAAACACTAGCCTTTTTATTGATAATAATGTAAAACTGTTGGTAAGTATAGGTGGTGATGACACTGCTTCTACTGCCAACAGAATTACGGGTTTCTTAAAGAAAGAGGGTATCTCCATTTCTAACATTCACGTACCTAAAACTATTGATAACGATTTACCGTTACCGGATAGGAACCCAACTTTTGGTTTTCATTCTGCAAAGGATGAAGGTGTACGTATTGGTAATACCACATATGAAGATGCACGTACTAGCCAAAACTGGTTCGTAATGTCTACCATGGGTAGATCTGCAGGTCATTTAGCATTTGGTATTGCGGCAAGCTGCCACTATCCTATGATGATCATTCCAGAAATGTTTGATCGTACCGCTATCACTTTTGATAAAGTGGTTCGTATGGTCATTTCTTCAATGATCAAACGTAAGATTGAAGATATTCATTACGGTGTAGCTCTAATTAGCGAAGGTGTTTTTCATAATATGCCAGAGTCTGAGCTAGACAAATGTGAAATTAAATTCACTTATGACGATCATGGACACCCAGAGTTAGGAAATGTTAGTAAAGCGCATATTTTTAATATGCTCGTTCAAAAGAAATTAAAGGAGTTAGGTATAGATATTAAAAGTAGACCGGTAGAACTGGGCTACGAATTACGCTGCTGTAGACCGATAGGTTTTGACCTTACGTTATGTACGGTTTTAGGTCTTGGCGTAAAAAAATTATTTGATGAAGGCAAGAGTGGCTGTATGGTCACCGCAAATTCTAGAGGTGAAATTACTCCGTTGTTCTTATCGGAAATTCAAGATGAGAACGGTAAAATTGCTCCTCGTTTGGTAAATATCAATTCTGAATTGGCAGAATTATGTTTTCAAAATTTATTCTATGTAGGTGAAGATGATTATGAGGATGCAAAAAAATATGTGGACAATCCTTCAGACTACGATTTCAACAAAATTTTAACTGAGAAATAA
- a CDS encoding tetratricopeptide repeat-containing sensor histidine kinase, translating into MKYHKFSVFLHLFTCTIFIFCSLFKLSAQTFTDSSRIFRKAILQPTNPQDLPSGIHYYTKKKALDLELNDTLNAIYDLRLLSIAEFKIGNNFSSENNVVEALNLIESMSTKDTLINSRVGLYNQLGRIYRTSNNPTEAIKTFDKALKIANRLKDSVVILNNKANIYKDQLDYKKALDIYTLLQKKQTQFNTYEQTLVTDNLGYVQSKLNLPEALQNLKKALELRKQNNDFIGQHSSNTHLAEFYLDRKDTAKAVAYAQDALTLSDKINSSSFKLEAISTLMNMDRNPLVHEYKKLTDSITNAKQIAENKNAFLKYNVAEEQKKTQASILLQEIESRKRLAYQALAFIIFLILVGSYFIYRNRYRKAKIEEIYKTETRIAKKVHDEVANDMYKVMTSLEKNLGVEDTILDEMEKIYTKTRDISRENSAIDLSEDFGLQLNDLLLGYKNDKVKVITRNLSKMPWDTVPELKKTTIYRVLQELMTNMRKHSQASFVTLIFEKEGSKMRINYKDNGVGCDLFKKNGLQHTESRIASINGTINFESKQGDGFKASIII; encoded by the coding sequence ATGAAATACCACAAATTTTCAGTTTTTCTACATCTATTCACCTGTACTATATTTATCTTTTGCTCCTTATTTAAGTTAAGTGCACAAACCTTTACAGATAGTTCACGCATATTCAGAAAGGCTATACTACAACCTACCAATCCGCAAGATTTACCTTCAGGCATACATTACTACACTAAAAAGAAAGCCTTAGACCTAGAGTTAAACGATACTCTAAATGCCATTTACGATTTAAGGCTGTTATCTATTGCAGAATTTAAAATAGGAAATAACTTTAGTAGTGAAAATAATGTGGTAGAAGCTTTAAACTTAATTGAATCTATGTCTACCAAAGACACCTTGATTAATTCTAGAGTTGGGTTATACAATCAGTTAGGGCGAATTTACAGAACCTCTAACAACCCTACTGAAGCCATAAAAACGTTTGACAAGGCTTTAAAAATAGCAAATAGGTTAAAAGACAGTGTTGTCATTCTTAATAACAAAGCCAATATTTATAAAGACCAATTAGATTATAAGAAAGCTCTTGACATCTATACTCTATTACAAAAAAAGCAAACCCAATTTAATACTTACGAACAAACTTTAGTAACAGACAACTTGGGGTATGTACAATCTAAATTAAATTTACCCGAAGCTCTACAAAACTTAAAAAAGGCATTAGAACTACGTAAACAAAATAATGATTTCATTGGGCAACATTCAAGCAACACCCATTTAGCTGAATTTTATTTGGATAGAAAGGATACCGCTAAAGCAGTTGCTTATGCTCAGGATGCTCTAACATTATCAGATAAAATTAACAGCAGTTCTTTTAAGCTTGAAGCTATTTCAACGCTCATGAATATGGATAGAAATCCGTTAGTTCATGAATATAAAAAACTGACCGATAGTATTACCAATGCCAAACAAATAGCGGAAAACAAAAATGCATTTCTAAAATACAATGTTGCTGAAGAACAAAAGAAAACCCAGGCCAGTATTCTTCTACAAGAGATAGAATCTCGTAAACGACTGGCTTACCAAGCTCTGGCATTCATCATTTTTCTAATTTTAGTTGGTTCTTACTTTATCTATCGCAACAGATACCGCAAAGCCAAAATTGAAGAAATCTATAAAACAGAAACCAGAATTGCTAAAAAAGTACATGATGAAGTAGCGAATGATATGTATAAAGTGATGACTTCTCTTGAGAAAAATTTAGGCGTTGAGGATACTATTTTGGACGAAATGGAAAAAATTTATACTAAAACACGAGATATTTCTAGAGAAAATAGCGCAATTGACCTTAGCGAAGATTTTGGTTTACAATTAAATGATTTACTCTTAGGATATAAGAACGATAAGGTAAAAGTAATCACCAGAAACCTTTCCAAAATGCCTTGGGATACCGTTCCCGAACTTAAAAAGACTACTATTTACAGGGTATTACAAGAACTCATGACCAATATGAGAAAACATAGTCAGGCATCATTCGTGACTTTAATATTTGAAAAAGAAGGTTCTAAAATGCGCATTAATTATAAGGATAATGGCGTTGGATGTGATCTTTTTAAAAAAAATGGGCTGCAACATACGGAATCCCGTATCGCTTCTATAAATGGAACTATTAATTTTGAATCTAAGCAAGGTGATGGCTTTAAGGCATCAATAATAATTTAA
- a CDS encoding bifunctional 4-hydroxy-2-oxoglutarate aldolase/2-dehydro-3-deoxy-phosphogluconate aldolase codes for MAQYSRIEVANVMKESGMVPLFYHPDIELGKKILQACYDGGARLMEFTARGDFAFEVFSELNKYAIKNLPGMIMGVGSITDAGAASYYMSLGANFIVTPSLREDIAIVCNRRKVLWSPGCGSLTEINKAEEMGCEIVKLFPGSLYGPGFVKGIKGPQPWTSIMPTGGVSTDEDNLKGWFDAGVTCVGMGSKLISKDILANKDYAGLEALVKDTLAKIKKLRA; via the coding sequence ATGGCACAATATTCAAGAATAGAAGTAGCGAATGTAATGAAGGAATCTGGTATGGTACCTTTATTCTATCACCCAGACATTGAGTTAGGTAAAAAGATTTTACAGGCTTGTTATGATGGTGGTGCGCGTTTAATGGAATTTACAGCTCGTGGCGATTTCGCTTTCGAAGTATTTTCCGAATTGAACAAATACGCAATAAAAAACCTACCTGGTATGATTATGGGCGTAGGATCAATTACTGATGCCGGTGCCGCTTCTTACTACATGTCTCTTGGTGCAAATTTCATTGTAACTCCTTCTTTAAGAGAAGATATTGCAATTGTTTGTAACCGTAGAAAAGTATTATGGTCTCCTGGTTGTGGTTCATTGACCGAAATCAACAAAGCCGAAGAAATGGGCTGTGAGATTGTAAAATTATTCCCTGGTTCTCTTTACGGACCTGGATTTGTAAAAGGAATTAAAGGACCTCAACCATGGACTAGCATTATGCCAACAGGTGGGGTGAGTACAGATGAAGACAACCTTAAAGGTTGGTTTGATGCCGGAGTTACTTGTGTTGGTATGGGATCAAAATTGATAAGTAAAGATATTTTAGCAAATAAAGATTATGCAGGTTTAGAAGCTTTGGTTAAAGATACACTAGCCAAAATTAAAAAACTGAGAGCATAG